The Oscillospiraceae bacterium genome has a segment encoding these proteins:
- a CDS encoding ATP-binding protein, with product MRKKVFFRVFCFTALAVIATVVLITLALTVAHDNTGALTGAIIRKELPYVLGILAAVLGASVPVSYAITGAIIQPLEQLGEHIDHIDRVQTEKELRPFVEKIRANNEKKRQLEKQKKQFTANVSHELKTPLTSIAGYAELIENGMARPEDIKPFAHTIRKQALRLVSLAEDIIQLSQLEENDGEILFEEVNLTELASDCVQSLQINAQSRTVDLRLAAPEAPIYIKGNKSLLEELLYNLCDNAIRYNKPQGSVTVTLHPEQGGTALQVADTGIGIPEKYRERIFERFFRVDKSRSKETGGTGLGLAIVKHIAQVHDAPVELDSVEGQGTTITVHFPE from the coding sequence ATGCGTAAGAAAGTCTTTTTCCGTGTATTTTGCTTTACCGCTCTGGCAGTGATCGCCACCGTGGTGCTCATCACCCTGGCGCTGACAGTGGCCCACGACAACACCGGAGCCTTGACCGGCGCCATCATCCGCAAGGAACTGCCCTATGTACTGGGCATTTTAGCGGCGGTGCTGGGGGCTTCTGTGCCGGTCAGCTACGCCATCACCGGCGCAATTATTCAACCGCTGGAACAGTTGGGCGAACACATCGACCATATTGACCGGGTACAAACCGAAAAAGAGCTGCGCCCCTTTGTGGAGAAGATCCGGGCCAATAATGAAAAAAAGCGCCAGCTGGAAAAACAAAAAAAGCAATTTACCGCCAATGTGTCCCACGAACTGAAAACCCCACTGACCTCCATTGCCGGTTATGCTGAACTGATCGAAAACGGAATGGCTCGGCCGGAGGACATAAAGCCCTTTGCCCACACCATTCGCAAGCAGGCGCTGCGGCTGGTGTCTTTGGCAGAGGATATTATTCAACTGTCCCAGCTGGAGGAGAACGACGGCGAGATCCTCTTTGAAGAAGTGAATTTAACGGAATTGGCGTCGGACTGCGTGCAGTCCCTGCAAATCAATGCCCAAAGCCGAACGGTAGACCTGCGCCTGGCGGCCCCGGAAGCGCCCATTTACATTAAGGGCAACAAAAGCCTGCTGGAGGAACTGCTCTACAACCTGTGCGACAACGCCATTCGCTACAACAAGCCCCAAGGCAGTGTTACGGTAACCCTGCACCCGGAGCAAGGCGGCACCGCCTTACAGGTGGCCGACACCGGCATCGGCATACCGGAGAAGTACCGGGAGCGTATCTTTGAACGCTTCTTTCGAGTGGACAAAAGCCGCAGCAAAGAGACCGGCGGCACCGGGCTGGGGCTGGCCATCGTCAAGCATATTGCCCAGGTGCACGACGCGCCGGTGGAGCTGGACAGCGTGGAGGGGCAAGGCACAACCATTACCGTGCACTTCCCGGAATAA
- a CDS encoding response regulator transcription factor → MSQKIYIVEDDASIRELESYALKSAGFETLGFENSRDFFAQMESHLPDLILLDIMLPGTDGLKVLETIRSTPAYSKLPVILVTAKTGEIDAVKGLDSGADDYITKPFGVMELISRVKALLRRIDRVKKEDLNYGTIRIDVSRHTVQVDGNEVELTYKEYEILKYLMKNRGIVLTRDSLMEKIWGYDFEHGNRTVDVHIQSLRKKLGTAGDAIKTIRNVGYKIGD, encoded by the coding sequence GTGAGCCAAAAGATCTATATTGTAGAGGACGATGCCAGTATTCGAGAGCTGGAAAGCTATGCGCTAAAGAGCGCCGGATTTGAAACGCTGGGATTTGAGAACAGCCGGGATTTCTTCGCCCAAATGGAGAGCCACCTGCCGGATCTGATCCTGCTGGACATTATGCTGCCGGGCACAGACGGACTGAAAGTGCTGGAGACCATTCGCTCCACCCCCGCTTACAGCAAACTGCCGGTGATCCTGGTTACTGCCAAAACCGGCGAGATCGACGCAGTTAAGGGGCTGGACTCCGGCGCCGACGACTATATAACCAAGCCCTTTGGGGTGATGGAGCTGATCTCTCGGGTAAAGGCGCTGCTGCGCCGCATCGACCGGGTGAAGAAAGAGGATCTGAACTACGGCACCATTCGCATAGACGTGAGCCGACACACCGTGCAGGTAGACGGCAACGAAGTGGAGCTGACCTATAAAGAATACGAAATTCTCAAGTACCTGATGAAGAACCGGGGCATTGTGCTCACCAGGGACTCCCTGATGGAAAAAATTTGGGGCTACGATTTCGAACACGGCAACCGCACGGTGGATGTACATATCCAGTCCCTGCGCAAAAAGCTGGGCACCGCCGGGGACGCCATTAAAACCATTCGCAATGTGGGCTACAAGATCGGTGACTGA
- a CDS encoding Na/Pi cotransporter family protein, with translation MTIFNFLSLIGGLALFLFGMNVMGSGLEKMGGGKFESVLEKMTNNRIKGVLLGAGVTAVIQSSSAVTVMAVGFVNSGIMALNQVVGIIMGANIGTCITSWLLSLTGIESSNVFLTMLKPSTFSPILALIGIVLYMFCKSEKKKELGSILLGFSTLMFGMEAMSGAVAPLESDPAFTGVFTMFSNPILGVLVGMILTAIIQSSSASVGILQALSATGAISVGAAFPIILGQNIGTCITALISSIGTNKNAKRTAVIHLTFNIIGVVCGMALFYGANAIFHFAFLDKAVNGADIAAIHTAFNVFCTVLLFPFGKQLEKLSCLIVRDKADKTQPAAADNDALVEERFLMSPSFAIEKCRERTNDMARLAQKNTLLSLGFIRVYNKKDSEAIHQNEKALDAFEDELETYLVKISSMQLSLENSMQVSKLSHAIGNFERIGDYAVNILKTKRTMHEDKIHFSKEASKELEVMSSAVQEIITKATNAFIENDVAAAQTIEPLEQVIDNLKAELRARHTKRLQAGECTIETGMLFFDIINSFERIADHCSNLAVCIIELSQGSYQTHRYLKSVKSQENARFMKSFEDYLRKYALH, from the coding sequence GGCAGCGGCCTGGAAAAAATGGGCGGCGGCAAATTCGAGTCCGTGCTGGAAAAGATGACCAACAACCGCATTAAGGGCGTGCTGCTGGGCGCCGGCGTGACCGCCGTGATCCAGTCCTCCAGCGCCGTGACCGTGATGGCCGTGGGCTTTGTAAATTCCGGCATTATGGCACTGAACCAAGTGGTGGGCATTATTATGGGCGCCAATATCGGCACCTGTATCACCTCCTGGCTGCTGTCGCTCACCGGCATTGAGAGCAGCAATGTATTCTTGACCATGCTGAAACCCAGCACCTTCTCCCCGATATTGGCGCTGATCGGCATTGTACTCTATATGTTCTGCAAAAGCGAGAAGAAGAAGGAACTGGGTTCCATTCTCCTGGGCTTCTCTACCCTGATGTTCGGCATGGAGGCTATGAGCGGAGCTGTGGCACCGCTGGAGAGCGATCCGGCCTTTACCGGCGTGTTCACCATGTTCTCTAATCCCATTCTGGGCGTGCTGGTGGGTATGATCCTCACCGCCATCATTCAAAGTTCTTCCGCTTCCGTGGGTATTCTGCAAGCACTGTCCGCCACCGGTGCCATCTCCGTGGGCGCCGCATTTCCCATTATTTTGGGGCAGAATATTGGTACCTGCATCACGGCGCTGATCTCCAGTATCGGCACCAACAAAAACGCCAAGCGTACCGCTGTTATTCACCTAACCTTTAACATCATCGGCGTGGTGTGCGGTATGGCGCTGTTCTACGGTGCCAATGCCATCTTCCACTTTGCCTTTTTGGACAAAGCGGTGAACGGCGCAGACATTGCCGCCATTCACACCGCATTCAATGTATTTTGCACTGTGCTGCTGTTCCCCTTTGGCAAGCAGCTGGAAAAGCTGTCCTGCCTGATCGTGCGGGACAAGGCAGACAAGACGCAGCCCGCTGCCGCAGACAACGACGCACTGGTAGAGGAGCGCTTTTTGATGTCCCCGTCCTTTGCCATTGAGAAGTGCCGGGAGCGCACCAACGATATGGCCCGCCTGGCCCAGAAAAACACCTTGCTGTCCCTGGGCTTCATCCGGGTCTACAATAAGAAAGACAGCGAGGCGATTCACCAAAATGAAAAGGCGCTGGATGCCTTTGAGGACGAACTGGAGACCTACCTGGTCAAGATCAGCAGTATGCAGCTGAGTCTGGAGAACAGTATGCAGGTGAGCAAGCTGTCCCACGCCATCGGCAACTTTGAACGAATCGGCGACTACGCAGTGAATATTCTAAAAACCAAGCGCACCATGCACGAGGACAAGATCCACTTCTCCAAGGAAGCCTCCAAGGAGCTGGAAGTGATGAGCAGCGCCGTGCAGGAGATCATCACCAAGGCCACCAACGCCTTTATTGAGAACGATGTGGCTGCCGCCCAAACCATTGAGCCGCTGGAGCAGGTGATTGACAACTTAAAGGCAGAGCTGCGCGCCCGCCACACCAAGCGCTTGCAGGCCGGGGAATGCACCATTGAGACCGGTATGCTGTTCTTTGACATCATCAACAGCTTTGAGCGCATTGCGGACCACTGCTCCAATCTGGCTGTGTGCATTATTGAGCTGAGCCAGGGCAGCTACCAGACCCATCGCTACTTAAAGAGCGTAAAGAGCCAAGAGAACGCCCGGTTTATGAAAAGCTTTGAGGATTATTTGCGCAAATACGCATTGCACTAA